The following coding sequences are from one Syntrophorhabdus sp. window:
- a CDS encoding molybdopterin molybdotransferase MoeA, with the protein MISYEKALEMVLDHVSALRPERRAILESAGQVAAQDVLSDIDLPPADIAGPDGYAVRCSDLLTAGRDTPVTLGIIGTARAGRSTKRTVRPGTAIRIMAGSLVPEGADCVVPFEDTDEPGDKNGPNRENPSTVNVFSAAERGTGIRRAGSNVKKGTVAVLRGMALGPAQVSALLSIGQTRVTVIRRPVVTIIATGDELVDPEKQLSPGKTYNSNAAAIASLVGHYGGIARILGVARDNESSVLEKFRKGLDSDAIITSGGISHGDFDLVRLILGRIGRILFSQINMGPGAGAVFALINRPPARAKSGEIPVFALSGSPAGCLINFETLVRPALLKMQGLARLSHPCVEATAANSAVNRKGMPCVRWTYLEERDGKYRAVINAGGNKANLTSIAMANSLTILPEESTIREGDAVRVLPLDWGRYRPGPCA; encoded by the coding sequence ATGATCAGTTACGAGAAGGCGCTGGAGATGGTGCTCGACCACGTTAGCGCGCTCAGGCCGGAAAGACGGGCCATCCTCGAAAGCGCGGGTCAGGTGGCGGCGCAGGATGTCCTTTCCGATATCGATCTGCCCCCGGCCGACATAGCGGGACCGGACGGGTATGCCGTCAGGTGCTCCGACCTCCTGACGGCGGGCAGGGATACCCCTGTCACCCTCGGCATCATCGGCACCGCCCGAGCGGGACGGTCGACGAAGAGAACCGTCAGGCCGGGAACCGCCATCCGGATCATGGCAGGTTCCCTGGTTCCCGAAGGGGCCGACTGCGTCGTCCCTTTCGAGGACACGGATGAACCCGGAGACAAGAACGGGCCGAACCGGGAAAATCCGTCGACGGTCAATGTCTTCTCCGCCGCGGAGAGAGGGACCGGCATCCGCCGCGCGGGAAGCAACGTGAAGAAGGGGACCGTGGCGGTGTTGAGGGGAATGGCTCTCGGGCCCGCGCAGGTCTCGGCGCTCCTTTCAATAGGGCAGACGAGGGTCACCGTGATCAGACGTCCCGTGGTAACGATAATAGCCACGGGTGATGAACTGGTCGATCCGGAAAAGCAATTGTCTCCCGGAAAGACATACAATTCCAACGCCGCTGCGATCGCCTCCCTTGTCGGCCACTATGGCGGGATTGCAAGGATCCTTGGCGTTGCGCGCGACAATGAGTCATCCGTCCTGGAGAAGTTCCGAAAGGGGCTCGATTCCGATGCGATCATCACGAGCGGCGGTATTTCCCATGGCGACTTCGACCTTGTTCGCCTCATCCTCGGGAGGATCGGGAGGATCCTCTTTTCTCAGATCAACATGGGTCCGGGCGCCGGCGCCGTCTTCGCCCTCATCAACAGACCTCCCGCGAGGGCCAAAAGCGGTGAGATCCCGGTATTTGCCCTTTCGGGCTCTCCAGCGGGCTGCCTCATCAATTTCGAGACCCTCGTTAGACCCGCTCTTCTCAAGATGCAGGGGCTCGCCCGGTTAAGCCACCCTTGCGTGGAGGCGACAGCCGCCAATTCGGCGGTCAACAGGAAGGGCATGCCCTGCGTAAGATGGACATATCTCGAGGAAAGGGACGGGAAATACAGGGCCGTGATCAACGCGGGGGGCAACAAGGCAAACCTGACATCGATCGCGATGGCCAATTCGCTGACGATCCTCCCCGAGGAATCGACGATAAGGGAGGGAGATGCCGTGCGGGTCCTGCCCCTCGACTGGGGCCGGTACCGGCCCGGACCCTGCGCGTGA
- a CDS encoding ABC transporter substrate-binding protein has product MTYKKRWTAGHTPSLPDLLLGVACSLMVAALTIFLPAGGLQARELIDIFGRKVIVPDHIRRAYATSPPATYMLYAMDPGVLAGLNTPVREWEKRYLRKDMQQLPVLGGWFGQGNVPNIEMVLKVNPEIIIATSLSSFVDARTNKTLRGVPIPAVSVKMERLSDYPQAFTLLGEALGRRGRARELSEYARKTIARMSATVQAIPPRQRVTVYYAEGEDGLSTECHGSMHVELIGLAGGRNVHRCPSKDVYGMEKVSMEQVMLYDPEVILVFEPLFFKTVFSDPRWSQVRAVKERKVYLIPRQPFNWFDRPPSFMRLIGLKWLTNLLHPDLYRVDIIKETRDFFRLFLGIDLSRKEALELIHPPENVSGR; this is encoded by the coding sequence ATGACATACAAAAAACGCTGGACAGCTGGTCACACCCCTTCCCTGCCAGATCTGCTTCTCGGGGTCGCATGTTCGCTCATGGTAGCCGCGCTGACGATATTTTTGCCAGCTGGCGGGCTGCAGGCGAGAGAACTTATCGACATATTCGGCAGGAAGGTCATCGTGCCCGACCACATACGGCGAGCCTACGCGACATCACCGCCGGCCACGTACATGCTGTATGCCATGGACCCCGGCGTCCTCGCGGGCTTGAACACACCCGTCAGGGAATGGGAAAAAAGGTACCTCAGGAAGGACATGCAGCAGCTTCCCGTGCTCGGGGGATGGTTCGGGCAGGGCAATGTGCCGAATATCGAAATGGTCCTGAAGGTGAATCCCGAGATCATCATTGCAACGAGCCTCAGTTCCTTCGTCGACGCAAGGACGAACAAGACACTGAGGGGCGTTCCCATACCGGCCGTGAGCGTGAAAATGGAAAGACTCTCCGATTATCCCCAGGCCTTCACTCTCCTTGGTGAGGCCCTCGGCCGCCGGGGACGCGCGCGCGAGTTGAGCGAATATGCCCGGAAGACGATCGCGAGGATGTCGGCGACCGTTCAGGCCATACCGCCGCGACAGAGGGTAACGGTCTACTATGCCGAGGGGGAGGACGGGCTCAGCACCGAGTGCCACGGATCCATGCACGTCGAGCTCATAGGGCTGGCCGGCGGTCGCAACGTTCACCGCTGCCCGTCAAAGGATGTTTACGGCATGGAGAAGGTCTCCATGGAACAGGTGATGCTCTATGACCCGGAGGTCATCCTCGTCTTCGAGCCTCTCTTCTTCAAGACCGTCTTCTCCGATCCCAGGTGGAGCCAGGTAAGGGCGGTAAAGGAACGGAAGGTCTATCTCATACCGAGACAGCCTTTCAACTGGTTCGACCGCCCTCCCTCCTTCATGCGCCTTATCGGCCTCAAATGGCTGACGAACCTTCTCCATCCAGACCTGTACCGAGTTGATATCATAAAGGAAACACGGGACTTCTTCCGTCTCTTTCTCGGTATCGATCTCTCCCGCAAGGAGGCCCTGGAGCTAATACACCCCCCGGAAAATGTCTCAGGGCGATGA
- a CDS encoding pyridoxamine 5'-phosphate oxidase family protein, producing MKLSEYFENTLGRGVLATADAKGIVDAAVYSRPHFVDEETAVWIMTDRLTHANLQSNPHAAYIFAEAKENAFVGKRLYLTKIREESDPAKIEQFRWRKTYRIPEEQKGEKRFVVYFHIDRTLPLIGDKT from the coding sequence ATGAAGCTCAGCGAATACTTTGAGAACACTTTGGGAAGGGGCGTTCTTGCCACGGCGGACGCCAAGGGCATCGTTGACGCGGCGGTCTATTCCCGCCCCCATTTCGTCGACGAGGAGACCGCGGTGTGGATAATGACGGACCGGCTGACACACGCCAACCTCCAGTCGAACCCCCATGCCGCCTACATCTTCGCGGAGGCAAAGGAGAACGCCTTCGTGGGGAAGCGTCTCTATTTGACGAAGATCCGTGAAGAGTCGGATCCCGCGAAGATCGAGCAGTTCCGCTGGCGCAAGACATACAGGATCCCGGAGGAACAGAAGGGCGAGAAACGTTTCGTCGTGTACTTCCACATCGACAGGACCCTGCCGCTCATCGGCGATAAGACGTAA
- a CDS encoding deoxyribodipyrimidine photo-lyase — protein sequence MDVLPQRIECIRDGLPGRGPVAYWMSRDQRTADNWALLFAQETALAHALPLVVVFCLSDSFPGATLRQYGFMLRGLEKVSNRLRELSIPFFLLTGEPADTLPGFIERYGISFLVVDFDPLRIKKQWKKAVVPRTRVPVYEVDAHNIVPCRAASDKREYGAHTIRKKIRRLLPVFLDDMPVLQRHPWDSGLTGSTVDAETLLETVRTDRSVEEVDRVLPGEDEARIVLRSFIEERLDRYESERNDPVRDCQSNLSPYLHFGQISAQRVALEVRDCPASIRAKDAFLEEHIVRRELADNYCHYTPDYDSFDAFPEWAKKTLDDHRTDRRPYLYSLRELEMGHTHDELWNAAQAQMARAGKMHGYLRMYWAKKILEWTASPEEAMSAAVYLNDRYELDGRDPNGYTGIAWSIGAVHDRPWGERNVFGKIRYMSYNGCASKFNVKRYIETVKSGTRG from the coding sequence ATGGACGTATTGCCGCAAAGGATCGAATGCATCAGGGATGGGCTGCCGGGCCGGGGGCCCGTGGCGTACTGGATGAGCCGCGACCAGCGGACCGCGGACAACTGGGCGCTCCTCTTCGCGCAGGAGACGGCCCTCGCGCACGCCCTTCCCCTCGTCGTCGTGTTCTGTCTCTCCGATTCCTTCCCCGGGGCGACACTGAGACAATACGGTTTCATGCTCCGCGGCCTCGAGAAGGTCTCCAACCGCCTCCGCGAGCTGTCCATCCCTTTCTTTCTCCTGACCGGAGAGCCGGCCGACACCCTGCCGGGATTCATCGAGCGCTACGGCATTTCTTTTCTCGTTGTCGATTTCGATCCTCTTCGTATCAAGAAGCAATGGAAAAAGGCAGTGGTTCCAAGGACGAGGGTCCCCGTGTACGAGGTCGACGCCCACAACATCGTTCCCTGCCGTGCGGCCTCTGATAAGCGCGAATATGGCGCCCACACCATAAGGAAAAAGATACGGCGGCTCCTGCCGGTCTTTCTGGACGACATGCCCGTTCTTCAAAGACACCCCTGGGACTCGGGGCTCACGGGAAGCACTGTTGATGCGGAAACCCTGCTTGAGACCGTAAGGACCGACCGCTCGGTGGAAGAGGTCGATCGGGTTCTGCCGGGGGAAGACGAGGCACGCATCGTGCTGCGGTCTTTCATCGAGGAGAGGCTCGACCGATACGAGAGCGAAAGGAACGACCCTGTCAGGGACTGCCAGTCCAACCTCTCACCCTATCTTCACTTCGGACAGATATCGGCCCAGCGGGTGGCGCTCGAGGTCAGGGACTGCCCCGCCTCTATCCGGGCGAAGGATGCATTCCTCGAGGAGCACATCGTTCGCAGGGAACTTGCCGACAACTACTGCCATTACACCCCCGACTACGACAGCTTCGACGCCTTTCCCGAATGGGCAAAGAAGACCCTCGACGACCACAGGACCGACAGACGACCTTATCTCTATTCCCTGCGGGAACTCGAGATGGGGCATACCCATGACGAGCTCTGGAACGCCGCCCAGGCACAGATGGCAAGGGCGGGAAAGATGCATGGCTATCTGAGGATGTACTGGGCGAAGAAGATACTGGAATGGACGGCCTCCCCTGAAGAGGCAATGTCGGCGGCGGTCTATCTCAACGACCGGTATGAACTTGACGGTCGCGACCCGAACGGGTACACGGGCATCGCCTGGAGCATCGGCGCGGTGCACGACAGGCCCTGGGGTGAACGGAATGTCTTTGGAAAAATCCGGTACATGAGTTATAATGGGTGCGCGTCGAAATTCAACGTGAAACGCTACATAGAGACGGTCAAGTCCGGCACCCGGGGCTAA
- a CDS encoding pyridoxamine 5'-phosphate oxidase family protein → MAGKISIPSTTRKGAADVTRRLKAFDRKESFAVLATDDRGKPYTSLISFALTPDLRQVIFATPKGTRKFKNLTGTRDVALLIDNRSDQRKGFVETQAITIIGTARSVRRGRGWLEYAGVFLKKHPELEEFLNASTTALVVVDITSCVHVGHFQTVTVADWASKES, encoded by the coding sequence ATGGCGGGGAAGATATCCATACCGAGCACGACACGGAAAGGCGCCGCGGATGTGACACGGCGGCTCAAGGCCTTCGACAGGAAGGAGTCCTTCGCGGTCCTGGCAACGGATGACCGGGGGAAACCCTACACGTCCCTCATCTCCTTTGCCCTGACACCCGACCTCAGGCAGGTCATTTTCGCAACACCGAAGGGCACCCGGAAGTTCAAAAACCTCACGGGTACGAGGGATGTGGCCCTTTTGATCGACAACCGCTCCGATCAGAGGAAGGGCTTCGTTGAGACACAGGCCATCACCATCATCGGCACGGCACGGTCTGTCCGCCGCGGCAGGGGATGGCTGGAATACGCGGGAGTATTCCTGAAGAAGCATCCCGAACTGGAGGAATTCCTGAACGCTTCCACGACGGCGCTCGTCGTTGTCGACATCACGAGCTGCGTCCACGTGGGTCACTTTCAGACCGTCACCGTGGCAGACTGGGCAAGCAAGGAGAGCTAA
- a CDS encoding adenylosuccinate lyase — protein MIERYTRERMARVWTDENKYRTWLNIEVLICEAYTELGLIPEEDMKNIREKANFEVARVLEIEERTRHDVVAFIENVAEYVGPSSKYIHMGVTSSDILDTSFSCLLNEAADILIEDVVALMEVLKEKAYACKDMPAIGRTHGIHAEPVTFGLKITHFYDEMKRNLERMRTAKERIRHGKISGAVGTYAHVPPSVEEHVCDKLGLKVCPISSQIIPRDYYAEFFTAIALTGSTIERMSMEVRNLQRTEVGEAEEFFRKGQTGSSAMPHKRNPIASENLCGMARLLHGFAVTAMENIPLWHERDISHSSAERVMAPDATIALDYMLERVKNVFKNLLVYPEKMQKNLNITRGLYHSEAILIALIRKGLTRQEAYKVTQGVAMRCYEGGLDFVTELKKDTELAKHLSAKEIEETCTTEHYFRHIETIFKRVYG, from the coding sequence ATGATCGAACGGTATACGCGGGAACGGATGGCTCGGGTCTGGACGGACGAGAACAAGTACCGCACGTGGCTCAACATAGAGGTCCTCATCTGCGAGGCGTACACGGAGCTCGGCCTCATCCCTGAAGAGGACATGAAGAACATCAGGGAGAAGGCCAACTTCGAGGTCGCCAGGGTGCTCGAGATCGAAGAGCGGACGCGCCACGATGTGGTGGCCTTCATCGAGAACGTCGCGGAGTACGTCGGGCCGTCTTCCAAGTATATCCACATGGGAGTCACCTCGTCGGACATACTGGACACGTCGTTCTCCTGCCTTCTCAACGAGGCGGCGGACATCCTCATCGAGGACGTGGTCGCGCTCATGGAGGTCCTCAAGGAGAAGGCATACGCCTGCAAGGACATGCCCGCCATCGGCAGGACCCATGGCATCCACGCCGAACCGGTCACTTTCGGTCTCAAAATAACCCATTTCTACGACGAGATGAAACGGAACCTGGAAAGGATGAGGACCGCGAAGGAACGCATCCGTCATGGGAAGATATCGGGCGCCGTCGGCACCTACGCGCATGTCCCGCCCTCCGTCGAAGAGCACGTGTGCGACAAGCTGGGGCTCAAGGTGTGCCCCATATCGTCGCAGATCATTCCCCGTGACTACTACGCGGAGTTCTTCACGGCCATAGCGCTCACGGGCTCCACCATCGAGCGGATGTCCATGGAGGTGCGCAACCTCCAGCGGACCGAGGTGGGCGAGGCCGAGGAGTTCTTCCGCAAGGGACAGACGGGCTCCTCCGCGATGCCCCACAAGAGGAACCCCATCGCTTCCGAGAACCTCTGCGGTATGGCGCGGCTCCTCCACGGCTTTGCCGTGACGGCGATGGAGAACATCCCCCTGTGGCACGAAAGGGACATCAGTCATTCATCGGCGGAGCGTGTCATGGCCCCCGACGCCACGATCGCTCTCGACTACATGCTTGAAAGGGTGAAGAACGTCTTCAAGAACCTCCTCGTCTACCCCGAGAAGATGCAGAAGAACCTCAACATCACCCGCGGTCTCTATCACTCGGAGGCGATACTCATCGCCCTCATCAGGAAAGGCCTCACGAGGCAGGAGGCATACAAGGTCACCCAGGGCGTGGCCATGCGCTGCTACGAGGGCGGCCTCGATTTCGTCACGGAATTGAAGAAAGACACCGAACTCGCCAAACACCTGTCAGCGAAAGAGATCGAAGAAACCTGCACCACCGAACATTACTTCCGCCACATCGAAACCATTTTCAAGAGAGTGTACGGGTAA
- a CDS encoding DUF1844 domain-containing protein, with product MAELDDIKKKVQDEVGTCEAAEEHLFPELNFSTFILSLSTSAMVCLGELPDPISNEKNTNLPLAKQTITIIEILKEKTRGNLNPDEDRLIDGILYDLHIRYVKAAC from the coding sequence ATGGCGGAATTGGATGATATCAAGAAAAAGGTGCAGGACGAGGTGGGTACCTGCGAGGCAGCGGAAGAGCATCTTTTTCCCGAACTGAACTTTTCCACGTTCATACTCTCGCTCTCGACATCGGCAATGGTTTGTCTCGGAGAACTGCCGGACCCGATCAGCAACGAAAAGAATACAAACCTCCCCCTGGCGAAGCAGACGATCACGATCATAGAGATCTTGAAGGAAAAGACCAGGGGCAACCTGAACCCCGACGAAGATCGCCTCATCGACGGCATCCTTTACGATCTCCACATACGATACGTAAAAGCGGCTTGTTAA
- a CDS encoding PDZ domain-containing protein, producing MKSLYGPLSVLGLMAFCLLVPGAALGQRQLQVQQDDRVADVVEMSSKAIVNIKTEELLKTESEEKKSSPSLFRRYFSGEDEVEELVENIGSGVVLDPKGIVVTNEHLIARAINIRVKFMNGKEYEAYVLGSDPEYDIALLKIVSDKTDFPHLTIRERKIRVGERAIVIGNPYGLSSSVSLGVVSALGRNLRIDNKVYANLIQTDAAINPGNSGGALLGVDGVPIGIVTAIYGEGKGIGFAIPMDDVMTILSEFTESKLTRPILGLFIGRQKEDKKNYLLVERVIPGSPAAKYGFNVGDRITEINRRVIRESLKIQVAIRSVKSRDTFPVRLTRGGKRYTVTIDTADVEEYSPQPVDQILCGMKVSDISGYPRLKYRLRDRDGAVVVKVFPGSIAMRSGLKKGDVIVRINNNPVKNRKDFDTFMVEGLKRNYILYQVKRDDSLFFAPVKLDTLL from the coding sequence ATGAAGAGCCTGTACGGGCCGCTCTCGGTCCTCGGCCTCATGGCCTTCTGCCTTCTTGTGCCCGGAGCCGCCCTCGGACAGAGGCAGCTTCAGGTCCAGCAGGACGACAGGGTGGCCGATGTTGTCGAGATGTCGAGCAAGGCGATCGTCAATATCAAGACCGAGGAACTCCTCAAGACAGAGTCGGAAGAGAAGAAATCATCACCATCCCTTTTCAGGAGATATTTTTCCGGCGAGGACGAAGTGGAAGAACTCGTGGAGAATATCGGTTCCGGCGTGGTCCTTGATCCCAAGGGGATTGTGGTCACCAACGAGCATCTCATAGCCCGTGCGATAAACATCAGGGTCAAGTTCATGAACGGAAAGGAATACGAGGCTTACGTGCTCGGCAGTGATCCGGAATACGATATCGCTCTTCTGAAAATAGTGTCCGATAAGACGGATTTTCCCCATCTCACGATCAGGGAAAGGAAGATCCGCGTTGGTGAGAGGGCCATAGTCATCGGGAACCCCTACGGCCTTTCCAGCTCCGTTTCCCTGGGGGTCGTAAGCGCCCTCGGGCGTAACCTGCGGATAGACAACAAGGTCTACGCCAACCTCATCCAGACGGATGCCGCGATCAACCCCGGTAACAGCGGCGGCGCCCTTCTCGGTGTCGACGGTGTCCCCATCGGCATCGTTACGGCCATTTACGGCGAGGGTAAAGGGATAGGGTTTGCCATCCCCATGGATGATGTGATGACCATCCTTTCGGAATTCACCGAGAGCAAGCTGACGCGGCCCATTCTCGGTCTTTTCATCGGGAGACAGAAAGAGGACAAGAAGAACTACCTTCTTGTCGAGCGTGTCATACCGGGGAGTCCCGCAGCGAAATACGGGTTCAATGTGGGGGACAGGATCACGGAGATCAACAGGAGGGTGATCCGGGAATCCCTGAAGATCCAGGTCGCCATCCGTTCCGTGAAGTCGCGGGACACCTTCCCGGTCCGGCTCACCCGCGGCGGCAAGAGATATACGGTCACCATCGACACGGCCGACGTGGAGGAATACTCGCCGCAACCCGTCGACCAGATCCTCTGCGGTATGAAGGTCTCCGACATATCGGGGTACCCCAGGTTGAAATACCGTCTCCGTGACAGGGACGGCGCGGTGGTGGTGAAGGTCTTCCCCGGGAGCATCGCCATGAGGTCGGGTTTGAAGAAGGGCGATGTGATCGTCAGGATCAACAACAATCCGGTGAAGAACCGTAAGGATTTCGACACCTTCATGGTAGAAGGACTCAAGAGGAACTACATCCTTTACCAGGTGAAAAGGGACGACAGTCTCTTCTTCGCCCCGGTAAAGCTTGATACTCTCCTATAG
- the coaBC gene encoding bifunctional phosphopantothenoylcysteine decarboxylase/phosphopantothenate--cysteine ligase CoaBC has product MLRNKEIIVGITGGIAAYKTAELIRLLTRRGANVHVVMTKNAMQFVTPLTFQTLSGNPVIHEMFELFRGSKIGHIALSDIADLLVISPATANIIGKIANGIADDFLTTMVMATTVPVFFVPSMNTKMWSSKMVQANLMKLKEAGYELMEPASGDLACGTEGKGRLPAIEEIVERIEDIFTEKDLRSERILVTAGPTTEYIDPVRCITNRSSGKMGYAIAKMARRRGAEVVLITGETPIPAPREDITIERVVTACEMRDAVMEHHRDCTVVIKAAAVADFRCRNENCQKIKKKGDTNLMTIELEKNPDIIAEVCRVKGDRIVVGFAAETENIIEHAIDKLRRKDLDLIVANNVAQQGIGFGSEENEVTIIDRSGATKQVPRLSKDEIAHIILDSVKKLIKKRRRSAEGHS; this is encoded by the coding sequence ATGTTGCGGAACAAGGAGATCATCGTCGGGATAACCGGCGGCATCGCGGCATACAAGACGGCGGAACTCATCAGGCTCCTCACGAGGCGCGGCGCCAACGTGCACGTTGTCATGACGAAGAATGCCATGCAGTTCGTGACGCCGCTGACCTTCCAGACGCTGTCCGGGAACCCCGTCATCCACGAGATGTTCGAACTCTTCAGGGGTTCCAAGATAGGGCATATCGCTCTTTCCGACATAGCCGATCTTCTCGTGATATCACCGGCGACGGCAAATATCATCGGCAAGATAGCCAATGGAATAGCGGACGATTTTCTTACCACCATGGTCATGGCGACAACAGTGCCCGTCTTTTTCGTGCCCTCGATGAACACCAAGATGTGGTCGAGCAAGATGGTCCAGGCGAACCTCATGAAGCTGAAAGAGGCCGGGTACGAGCTCATGGAACCGGCGAGCGGCGACCTCGCCTGCGGGACCGAAGGCAAGGGGCGCCTTCCGGCGATAGAGGAGATCGTTGAAAGAATAGAGGATATCTTCACCGAGAAGGACCTGCGCTCCGAGCGGATACTGGTGACAGCGGGACCGACGACGGAATACATCGACCCCGTTCGCTGTATAACCAACAGGTCGTCGGGGAAGATGGGCTACGCTATCGCGAAGATGGCCCGCAGGCGCGGAGCCGAGGTGGTCCTCATCACCGGCGAAACGCCCATCCCGGCGCCCCGCGAGGACATCACGATAGAGCGCGTCGTTACGGCTTGCGAGATGAGGGACGCCGTCATGGAGCACCACAGGGACTGCACGGTCGTCATCAAGGCCGCCGCGGTCGCCGACTTCAGGTGCCGGAACGAGAATTGCCAGAAGATCAAGAAGAAGGGCGATACGAACCTGATGACGATCGAACTCGAGAAGAACCCCGATATCATAGCCGAGGTCTGCAGGGTGAAAGGCGACAGAATAGTCGTGGGGTTCGCCGCGGAGACGGAGAATATCATCGAGCATGCCATCGACAAGCTCAGGAGGAAGGACCTGGATCTTATCGTTGCCAACAACGTTGCCCAGCAGGGGATCGGTTTTGGTTCCGAGGAGAATGAGGTGACGATCATTGACCGTTCCGGGGCCACCAAACAGGTGCCGCGGCTGAGCAAGGATGAGATCGCACACATCATCCTCGATTCGGTGAAGAAGCTCATCAAGAAACGCCGCAGGTCCGCGGAGGGTCATTCCTGA